In one Candidatus Acidiferrales bacterium genomic region, the following are encoded:
- a CDS encoding DUF503 domain-containing protein — translation MEIGVLTLELHLSDANSLKDKRQVIRSLREKLRTRFNCAVAEVDHNDLWQRGTVAVVAISNDHRHLQQMLEGISREAEHILGGDLANSSIEIL, via the coding sequence ATGGAAATCGGCGTTCTCACCCTAGAACTCCATCTGAGTGATGCAAACTCCCTCAAGGACAAACGCCAGGTCATCCGCAGCCTGAGAGAAAAACTACGAACAAGGTTCAACTGCGCTGTGGCCGAGGTGGACCATAACGATCTTTGGCAGCGCGGCACCGTCGCCGTGGTCGCGATTTCCAATGACCATCGGCACTTGCAACAAATGCTGGAAGGAATTTCGCGCGAGGCGGAGCACATCCTCGGCGGCGACCTGGCCAACAGCTCGATCGAGATCCTGTAG
- the rbfA gene encoding 30S ribosome-binding factor RbfA, whose product MTPSGHRPERVGEQIREEVAEMVAGELKDPRIGLVAVTEVRVSTDLKHATVFLSLTGTGEEQKASLKGLEAAAGFIRRELAQRLAMRKVPELVFRRDDRPETSQRIEELLKKTKEDSEQQ is encoded by the coding sequence ATGACTCCTAGCGGACATCGGCCCGAGCGGGTCGGAGAACAAATCCGCGAAGAAGTGGCTGAAATGGTGGCAGGCGAACTGAAAGACCCGCGCATCGGGCTGGTCGCCGTCACCGAGGTGCGTGTCTCGACCGACCTCAAGCACGCCACCGTGTTTCTCAGCTTGACGGGCACGGGCGAGGAACAAAAGGCCAGCCTGAAGGGCCTCGAGGCGGCCGCCGGCTTCATCCGTCGTGAGCTGGCGCAACGGCTGGCCATGCGCAAGGTTCCGGAACTGGTGTTCCGCCGGGACGACAGGCCGGAAACCAGCCAGCGTATTGAAGAACTGCTGAAGAAGACGAAAGAGGATTCGGAGCAGCAGTGA
- the infB gene encoding translation initiation factor IF-2, which produces MTAANQIRINELARELEVKARRILDYLPEAGVTEKKSHSSSIDLEAADNVRKYFRELAAAEEAAAAPPPPPAPKVAPPALPLAPAAKPGLPTPGKPVEPARPGAGVVPPVGARAAVPGGGIPPAVAGATKAGLPPRTVARPSEPAIAAAPRPDKIGARLPATTMQAGKPELGKPLVPGRTPPSVWPRTRVPLRPGARLGGPGGEAPMQHAASPAAPTTVPTGRPVPGRFPPKEDLGPAGEPRRRPVAGTPAAGQPLYERKKPAARPGGRPIAEKRFEEGERKLHPVRARLTRVEGIADRRMGRAAVAPPVVREHRDITLTEGATVKELAGKLDVRAKDIIKLLLDRGIFTTINQALDGNTATKLAAEFNADARLITFEEQMVQEVRLEEKPENLKPRPPVVTVMGHVDHGKTSLLDALRETNVTASEAGGITQHIGAYQVSIKGRKIVFIDTPGHEAFTRMRARGAKVTDIVVLVVAADDGVMPQTLEAIDHARAAKVPIIAAINKIDKPEAQAERAKRQLADRGLMPEEWGGDTVTVEVSAKQKKNLELLLEMILLVADIQDLKANPDVDAAGTVLESKIDRGRGPVATVLVQSGTLRVGDPFIAGAVYGRVRALLDDRGRPVKEVGPSLPVEVLGLQALPRAGDLFQVVSDEVKARQIGEYRQSKLREAALARSASARVTLEQLAEQLKTGEAKELPLVIKGDVQGSAEVLSDALPKLSNDQVKLKILHSGVGAITETDVLLASASNATIIGFNVRPERKAMELARQEKVDIRHHTIIYEVMDEMKKAMTGLLEPVIREVYLGRAEVRETFRIPKVGMVAGCYVMDGKIQRDSDVRVLRDNVVIYQSNVASLRRFKEDVNEVKSGYECGVTVSNFSDVKLGDVLECFVIEKVAAEVSA; this is translated from the coding sequence ATGACAGCGGCCAATCAAATTCGAATCAACGAACTGGCGCGCGAGCTGGAGGTCAAGGCCAGGCGCATTCTTGACTACCTGCCCGAGGCGGGCGTCACCGAAAAGAAGTCCCACTCCAGTTCGATTGATCTTGAGGCAGCCGACAATGTGCGGAAGTATTTCCGCGAGCTTGCCGCAGCCGAAGAAGCGGCTGCTGCGCCTCCCCCGCCACCTGCGCCCAAGGTTGCGCCACCCGCTCTGCCACTTGCTCCGGCAGCCAAGCCCGGATTACCAACGCCAGGGAAGCCGGTCGAGCCTGCTCGACCCGGCGCGGGGGTTGTCCCGCCGGTTGGGGCACGTGCCGCTGTGCCGGGAGGAGGGATTCCCCCTGCTGTGGCGGGGGCGACCAAGGCGGGACTTCCTCCGAGAACTGTCGCCAGGCCAAGCGAACCAGCCATCGCCGCTGCTCCGCGCCCCGACAAAATCGGGGCCCGCCTCCCAGCGACCACGATGCAAGCGGGCAAGCCTGAGTTGGGCAAGCCACTGGTGCCGGGTCGAACCCCACCAAGTGTGTGGCCGCGAACACGGGTTCCTTTACGCCCCGGAGCCCGCCTCGGCGGGCCGGGTGGGGAAGCGCCCATGCAGCATGCCGCTTCACCGGCAGCGCCGACAACAGTTCCGACCGGACGCCCTGTGCCCGGTCGCTTTCCGCCGAAAGAAGATTTGGGCCCAGCCGGGGAACCCCGACGCCGACCTGTCGCGGGGACGCCGGCTGCCGGCCAACCCCTCTATGAGCGCAAGAAGCCGGCGGCGCGCCCGGGGGGCAGGCCCATCGCTGAAAAGCGATTTGAGGAAGGCGAACGGAAGCTGCATCCCGTTCGCGCGCGGCTGACTCGCGTCGAAGGGATCGCCGACCGGCGCATGGGTCGCGCCGCCGTTGCGCCGCCCGTGGTGCGGGAACACCGCGATATCACGCTTACGGAAGGCGCGACGGTGAAAGAGCTGGCTGGGAAGCTCGACGTTCGCGCCAAAGACATCATCAAACTGCTGCTCGATCGCGGCATCTTTACGACCATTAATCAGGCGCTCGACGGCAACACCGCCACGAAACTGGCCGCGGAATTCAATGCCGATGCCCGCCTCATCACTTTCGAAGAGCAGATGGTGCAGGAGGTCCGGCTGGAGGAGAAGCCGGAAAACCTGAAGCCACGGCCGCCGGTGGTGACCGTGATGGGCCATGTGGACCACGGGAAGACTTCGCTGTTGGATGCGCTGCGCGAAACGAATGTCACTGCCTCAGAGGCGGGCGGGATCACGCAACATATCGGCGCCTATCAGGTTTCCATCAAGGGTCGCAAGATCGTCTTTATTGACACCCCCGGCCACGAAGCCTTCACTCGCATGCGGGCTCGCGGGGCCAAGGTGACCGACATTGTTGTGCTGGTGGTGGCGGCGGATGACGGGGTGATGCCGCAGACGCTGGAAGCGATTGACCACGCCCGCGCCGCCAAAGTGCCCATCATCGCAGCCATCAACAAGATTGATAAGCCGGAGGCCCAAGCCGAACGGGCGAAGCGGCAACTGGCTGACCGGGGGCTGATGCCGGAAGAATGGGGCGGCGACACCGTCACCGTCGAGGTCAGCGCCAAGCAAAAGAAAAATCTCGAGTTGCTTCTGGAGATGATTCTGCTGGTGGCTGACATCCAGGACTTGAAAGCAAATCCCGACGTGGATGCAGCCGGCACGGTGCTCGAATCCAAGATCGACCGGGGCCGCGGGCCGGTGGCCACCGTGCTGGTCCAATCCGGGACGCTGCGGGTCGGCGATCCGTTCATCGCCGGGGCGGTGTATGGCCGGGTGCGCGCTCTGTTGGACGATCGTGGCCGGCCGGTGAAAGAGGTTGGCCCGTCTCTCCCGGTCGAAGTGCTCGGGCTGCAAGCTCTGCCGCGGGCTGGCGATCTGTTTCAGGTAGTCAGCGACGAGGTCAAGGCGCGGCAGATTGGCGAATATCGCCAATCGAAATTGCGAGAGGCGGCGCTGGCGAGGTCGGCTTCCGCGCGGGTCACGCTCGAGCAACTGGCCGAGCAACTCAAGACGGGCGAGGCGAAGGAGCTGCCGCTCGTGATCAAGGGCGATGTTCAGGGCTCGGCCGAAGTTCTTTCCGACGCGCTCCCGAAGCTCTCGAACGATCAGGTCAAGCTCAAGATCTTGCACTCCGGCGTCGGCGCGATCACGGAGACGGACGTGCTGCTGGCATCGGCTTCGAATGCGACCATCATCGGTTTCAATGTCCGCCCCGAACGCAAAGCCATGGAGCTGGCCCGGCAGGAAAAGGTGGACATCCGCCATCACACGATCATTTACGAAGTCATGGACGAAATGAAGAAGGCGATGACCGGACTGCTGGAGCCGGTCATCCGGGAAGTCTATCTCGGACGGGCCGAAGTGCGCGAGACGTTTCGCATACCGAAGGTGGGGATGGTGGCGGGCTGCTACGTGATGGACGGCAAAATACAGCGCGATTCTGACGTCCGGGTGCTCCGCGACAATGTGGTCATCTACCAGAGCAACGTCGCTTCCTTGCGCCGCTTCAAAGAAGATGTCAATGAGGTCAAGTCGGGCTACGAGTGCGGCGTGACCGTAAGCAATTTCAGCGACGTCAAGCTCGGCGATGTCCTGGAGTGTTTCGTGATCGAAAAGGTGGCGGCTGAGGTCAGCGCCTAG